In the genome of Actinomycetes bacterium, one region contains:
- a CDS encoding DNA recombination protein RmuC: LVTALRTPHVRGRWGEVQLRRVVEVAGLLEHCDFVEQPSGTNDEGAGVRPDLVVTLADGRQVIVDAKVPFTGYIEAVQATDQSVREQRVAMHARQLRTHVDTLAARRYPTAFRPAAPFTVLFVPSDGFLTTALEAEPGLLEYGFARDVVLATPSTLLALLRTVAYSWRQERLARDADQVLEVGRRLHARLGTLTSHLVRLGSALGTTMARYNETIGSYERSVLTAARRFDDLGVAESPLQTPEPLEATVRTLRPAEPPIEDDDEPARDGTTG, translated from the coding sequence CTGGTCACCGCGCTGCGCACCCCGCACGTGCGGGGCCGCTGGGGCGAGGTCCAGCTGCGGCGGGTGGTCGAGGTGGCCGGGCTCCTGGAGCACTGCGACTTCGTGGAGCAGCCGTCGGGCACCAACGACGAGGGCGCCGGCGTGCGGCCCGACCTCGTCGTGACGCTCGCAGACGGGCGGCAGGTGATCGTCGACGCCAAGGTGCCGTTCACCGGGTACATCGAGGCGGTCCAGGCCACCGACCAGTCGGTGCGCGAGCAGCGAGTGGCCATGCACGCCCGGCAGCTGCGCACCCACGTCGACACGCTGGCCGCCCGGCGCTATCCCACGGCCTTCCGCCCCGCCGCCCCGTTCACCGTCCTGTTCGTCCCCTCCGACGGATTCCTGACGACGGCGCTGGAGGCCGAGCCGGGGCTGCTGGAGTACGGCTTCGCCCGCGACGTCGTGCTCGCCACCCCGAGCACGCTGCTGGCGCTGCTGCGCACGGTGGCCTACTCGTGGCGGCAGGAGCGGCTGGCCCGCGACGCCGACCAGGTGCTGGAAGTGGGCCGACGGCTGCACGCCCGGCTCGGCACGCTGACCAGCCACCTCGTGCGGCTCGGATCGGCGCTGGGCACCACGATGGCCCGCTACAACGAGACGATCGGCTCCTACGAGCGCTCCGTGCTGACCGCTGCCCGCCGGTTCGACGACCTGGGCGTGGCCGAGAGCCCGCTGCAGACCCCCGAGCCGCTGGAGGCGACGGTGCGCACCCTGCGCCCGGCGGAACCGCCGATCGAGGACGACGACGAGCCGGCCCGGGACGGGACGACCGGATGA
- a CDS encoding 4-hydroxy-3-methylbut-2-enyl diphosphate reductase codes for MADQRGRVLLADPRGYCAGVDRAVIAVERALEIHGAPVYVRKQIVHNKHVVATLERRGAIFVDETDEVPEGSVVVFSAHGVSPAVHQEAASRRLRTIDATCPLVTKVHQEAKRFARDDFDILLIGHRGHEEVEGTAGEAPSHIQLVDGPKDVATVQVRDPEKVVWLSQTTLSVDETLATVDQLKNRFPGLQAPPSDDICYATQNRQQAVKQMAGECDLVLVVGSTNSSNSVRLVEVALEAGARASYLVDFASEIDPAWLEGVGTVGVTSGASVPEVLVSEVLDWLAERGYPDVETVKAAEERLVFALPHELRRAEKAARTD; via the coding sequence ATGGCTGATCAGCGCGGACGTGTCCTGCTGGCCGATCCGCGCGGCTACTGCGCCGGCGTGGATCGGGCGGTCATCGCGGTCGAGCGGGCGCTGGAGATCCACGGGGCGCCGGTCTACGTCCGCAAGCAGATCGTCCACAACAAGCACGTCGTCGCCACCCTGGAGCGCCGGGGCGCGATCTTCGTCGACGAGACCGACGAGGTGCCCGAGGGCTCGGTCGTCGTCTTCAGTGCGCACGGCGTCTCACCCGCGGTGCACCAGGAGGCGGCGTCGCGGCGGCTGCGGACCATCGACGCCACCTGCCCGCTGGTCACCAAGGTGCACCAGGAGGCCAAGCGCTTCGCCCGCGACGACTTCGACATCCTGCTCATCGGCCACCGCGGCCACGAGGAGGTCGAGGGCACCGCCGGGGAGGCGCCGTCCCACATCCAGCTCGTCGACGGCCCCAAGGACGTCGCCACCGTGCAGGTGCGCGACCCGGAGAAGGTCGTGTGGCTGTCGCAGACCACGCTCTCGGTGGACGAGACCCTGGCGACGGTGGACCAGCTGAAGAACCGCTTCCCCGGTCTGCAGGCCCCGCCGAGCGACGACATCTGCTACGCCACGCAGAACCGGCAGCAGGCGGTCAAGCAGATGGCGGGGGAGTGCGACCTGGTGCTGGTCGTCGGCTCGACCAACTCGTCGAACTCGGTCCGCCTGGTCGAGGTCGCGCTGGAGGCGGGCGCCCGCGCCTCGTATCTCGTCGACTTCGCCTCGGAGATCGACCCGGCCTGGCTCGAGGGCGTGGGCACGGTCGGCGTCACCAGCGGCGCCTCGGTGCCGGAGGTCCTCGTGAGCGAGGTGCTGGACTGGCTGGCCGAGCGGGGCTACCCCGACGTCGAGACCGTCAAGGCGGCGGAGGAGCGGCTGGTGTTTGCGCTGCCGCACGAGCTCCGGCGCGCCGAGAAGGCCGCGCGCACCGACTGA